One Phocoena sinus isolate mPhoSin1 chromosome 13, mPhoSin1.pri, whole genome shotgun sequence DNA segment encodes these proteins:
- the ETAA1 gene encoding ewing's tumor-associated antigen 1 isoform X1, whose protein sequence is MSRRRKYGDSPGLKNTPRKAAATEECSSVVETGKRRLRSARGSGPCGAGERPPRPLPQQEQPPIAASCSKSNPEGETWAAGPPWASAPQLQRPARDQETPGAEMYETPKRMLQMDLLSSAFSSPNDPDGQNDIFWDQNSPMTKQLGKGRKKRIYTTDSDEISHIVNRIAPQDEKPTTDSMLGVWIGATAIPCTPSVAKGKSRAKLSCTKLKSQNQEEELMKLAKQFDKNMEELDVIQEQNRRNHDLIQMISEAETLNNYRDNVQMQLLHDIVPEIDNAMIKKPVKENRIFVVNDQNSSQKPFDQNAEAAFIAIFDGSTQKCSGQLSQDLSDAFLNTSSTTFGKKNALKEENIITNETLVTEKLLNKTQGSLSHQVDNPGMTKSYVTSCTKEPGAFNKHSNTFTTSDFEDDWENLLSNEPFVMQNIEMSELFAAPETAQITDQKEICTFNSKNGKSKSGMNTSLDTRLRDSKILQDLPSKTWNSELTVAAKYRFSPKPNDKPNKLSSTGNKVKLEKSFNTIVQDKIQDCAVASNLAKVNEDTHIKYTSNVNASEKKFTLNPGCSNEQKNKSIFNQSLKAPTNVEPLGSSTLGNKTSVCNPNQTNVSKLRSFFDDWNDTSFTNEIVKACHHLENTWEADDVDDDLLYQACDDIERLTQEQDIRVDSKTSESVFGINNSSKHGAKNVFTTPKQGSQLVQSKHLNLNSVSVQTSSLTDSLQINKSMKMEKREICGNSPGFLGATTNLTIYSKNSNCQINNLHVSWNNTDVPKQVNSSKSVLTGSSSLNVSSDHMSTEIAANKKKLSTPHLSHSTVTDETQSDLNRTVKISKYMFTKIKHSQILSQFNNNCITGSISGTKITQGLQKNKTVNPLCGKAVQQQSLVKFSESLKQTSKEEEEKNRKYSPEEIQRKRQEALVRRMAKAQASSVKKDSSHLN, encoded by the exons ATGAGTCGGCGAAGGAAATATGGGGACAGCCCTGGCCTGAAGAACACGCCGCGCAAAGCGGCGGCGACTGAGGAATGCAGCTCGGTGGTCGAAACGGGGAAGAGGCGGCTGAGGTCGGCCCGCGGttcagggccctgtggggctggAGAGAGGCCTCCCCGGCCCCTGCCGCAGCAAGAGCAGCCGCCAATAGCCGCTTCGTGCAGTAAAAGTAACCCCGAGGGTGAGACGTGGGCAGCGGGGCCTCCCTGGGCTTCGGCGCCGCAGCTTCAGAGGCCAGCTCGTGACCAGGAAACCCCGGGTGCAG AAATGTATGAAACACCAAAGAGAATGCTGCAAATGGATTTATTGTCATCTGCCTTCAGTTCTCCTAATGATCCAGATGGACAGAATGATATCTTCTGGGATCAGAATTCTCCAATGACGAAACAGTTAG gtaaaggaagaaaaaagcggATTTACACCACAGATAGTGATGAAATCTCACATATTGTTAATCGCATTGCTCCTCAG GATGAGAAACCAACAACAGACTCCATGCTGGGCGTGTGGATTGGTGCAACTGCTATTCCTTGCACTCCTAGTGTAGCAAAAGGAAAATCAAGAGCAAAACTCAGCTGCACAAA gTTAAAATCACAAAATCAGGAGGAGGAACTTATGAAATTGGCTAAGCAATTTGATAAAAATATGGAAGAGCTAGATGTGATTCAAGAGCAAAACAGGAGAAATCATGATCTTATCCAGATGATTTCAGAAGCAGAGACTTTAAATAATTACAGAGATAATGTACAGATGCAGTTACTACATGATATAGTTCCTGAAATAGATAATGCTATGATAAAGAAGCCAGTGAAAGAAAACAGGATATTTGTGGTAAATGATCAAAACAGCAGTCAGAAGCCATTTGACCAAAATGCTGAAGCAGCCTTTATCGCCATTTTTGATGGTTCTACTCAGAAATGTAGTGGACAGTTAAGCCAAGATCTGTCAGATGCTTTCTTGAACACCAGTAGTACTACCTTTGGAAAGAAAAACGCTTTGAAAGAGGAGAACATCATTACTAATGAAACTCTGGTCACTGAAAAACTACTAAATAAAACCCAAGGATCACTTTCTCATCAAGTAGATAATCCTGGAATGACAAAATCATATGTGACTTCCTGTACTAAGGAACCAGGAGCTTTTAATAAGCACAGTAATACATTTACTACCAGTGATTTTGAGGATGATTGGGAAAACTTACTAAGTAATGAACCTTTTGTTATGCAAAATATTGAAATGTCTGAACTTTTCGCTGCCCCTGAAACAGCCCAGATTACTGATCAAAAGGAAATTTGTACCTTTAACAgtaaaaatggtaaaagtaaGTCAGGAATGAATACAAGTCTAGATACCAGGTTAAGGGATTCAAAAATTTTGCAAGATCTTCCTTCAAAGACATGGAACAGTGAATTAACAGTTGCTGCAAAATACAGATTTTCACCAAAGCCGAATGATAAACCAAATAAATTATCATCCACTGGAAATAAAGTGAAATTGGAGAAATCTTTTAATACAATTGTTCAAGACAAAATTCAAGACTGTGCAGTTGCATCTAATCTGGCAAAAGTAAATGAAGATACTCATATTAAATATACTTCTAATGTAAATGCTTCTGAAAAAAAGTTTACTTTGAACCCAGGATGTTCtaatgaacaaaaaaataagtCCATTTTTAATCAGTCTTTGAAGGCACCTACTAATGTCGAGCCTTTAGGCTCTTCAACTTTGGGCAATAAAACCAGTGTTTGTAACCCAAATCAGACTAATGTATCAAAGCTTCGTTCTTTCTTTGATGATTGGAATGATACATCATTTACCAATGAAATTGTTAAAGCCTGTCATCACTTAGAGAATACCTGGGAAGCAGATGATGTAGATGATGATTTATTATACCAAGCATGTGATGATATTGAAAGACTAACTCAGGAACAAGACATTAGAGTGGACAGCAAGACATCAGAAAGTGTATTTGGGATCAATAATAGTTCTAAACACGGAGCCAAAAATGTGTTTACTACACCTAAACAAGGAAGTCAGTTGGTGCAATCAAAGCATTTGAATCTGAACAGCGTTTCAGTGCAAACATCTTCGTTGACAGATagcttacaaataaataaatcaatgaagatggagaaaagggaaatttgtGGAAATTCTCCGGGGTTTTTAGGTGCCACGACAAATTTGACTATATATTCTAAGAACTCAAATTGTCAGATCAATAATCTGCATGTCTCTTGGAATAACACTGATGTTCCAAAACAAGTGAATAGTTCCAAATCGGTTCTCACAGGAAGTTCAAGTTTGAATGTGAGTTCAGATCATATGAGTACAGAAATTGCTGCTAATAAGAAGAAATTGAGTACTCCACATCTATCGCATAGCACCGTAACAGACGAAACTCAGAGTGACCTTAACAGAACAGTGAAAATTTCTAAGTACATGTTTACAAAGATAAAACATTCTCAAATTCTTTCTCAGTTTAATAACAATTGTATAACAGGAAGTATCTCTGGTACCAAAATCACACAGGGtttgcagaaaaataaaactgtcaaccCATTATGTGGGAAGGCTGTTCAACAGCAGTCTTTGGTGAAATTTTCTGAATCTTTGAAACAAACTTCAAAAG aggaagaagagaaaaatagaaagtattcTCCTgaagaaattcagagaaaaagacaagaagcGCTGGTTCGAAGAATGGCCAAAGCACAGGCATCATCTGTAAAGAAAGACAGCTCCCACTTAAATTGA
- the ETAA1 gene encoding ewing's tumor-associated antigen 1 isoform X2, with protein MSRRRKYGDSPGLKNTPRKAAATEECSSVVETGKRRLRSARGSGPCGAGERPPRPLPQQEQPPIAASCSKSNPEEMYETPKRMLQMDLLSSAFSSPNDPDGQNDIFWDQNSPMTKQLGKGRKKRIYTTDSDEISHIVNRIAPQDEKPTTDSMLGVWIGATAIPCTPSVAKGKSRAKLSCTKLKSQNQEEELMKLAKQFDKNMEELDVIQEQNRRNHDLIQMISEAETLNNYRDNVQMQLLHDIVPEIDNAMIKKPVKENRIFVVNDQNSSQKPFDQNAEAAFIAIFDGSTQKCSGQLSQDLSDAFLNTSSTTFGKKNALKEENIITNETLVTEKLLNKTQGSLSHQVDNPGMTKSYVTSCTKEPGAFNKHSNTFTTSDFEDDWENLLSNEPFVMQNIEMSELFAAPETAQITDQKEICTFNSKNGKSKSGMNTSLDTRLRDSKILQDLPSKTWNSELTVAAKYRFSPKPNDKPNKLSSTGNKVKLEKSFNTIVQDKIQDCAVASNLAKVNEDTHIKYTSNVNASEKKFTLNPGCSNEQKNKSIFNQSLKAPTNVEPLGSSTLGNKTSVCNPNQTNVSKLRSFFDDWNDTSFTNEIVKACHHLENTWEADDVDDDLLYQACDDIERLTQEQDIRVDSKTSESVFGINNSSKHGAKNVFTTPKQGSQLVQSKHLNLNSVSVQTSSLTDSLQINKSMKMEKREICGNSPGFLGATTNLTIYSKNSNCQINNLHVSWNNTDVPKQVNSSKSVLTGSSSLNVSSDHMSTEIAANKKKLSTPHLSHSTVTDETQSDLNRTVKISKYMFTKIKHSQILSQFNNNCITGSISGTKITQGLQKNKTVNPLCGKAVQQQSLVKFSESLKQTSKEEEEKNRKYSPEEIQRKRQEALVRRMAKAQASSVKKDSSHLN; from the exons ATGAGTCGGCGAAGGAAATATGGGGACAGCCCTGGCCTGAAGAACACGCCGCGCAAAGCGGCGGCGACTGAGGAATGCAGCTCGGTGGTCGAAACGGGGAAGAGGCGGCTGAGGTCGGCCCGCGGttcagggccctgtggggctggAGAGAGGCCTCCCCGGCCCCTGCCGCAGCAAGAGCAGCCGCCAATAGCCGCTTCGTGCAGTAAAAGTAACCCCGAGG AAATGTATGAAACACCAAAGAGAATGCTGCAAATGGATTTATTGTCATCTGCCTTCAGTTCTCCTAATGATCCAGATGGACAGAATGATATCTTCTGGGATCAGAATTCTCCAATGACGAAACAGTTAG gtaaaggaagaaaaaagcggATTTACACCACAGATAGTGATGAAATCTCACATATTGTTAATCGCATTGCTCCTCAG GATGAGAAACCAACAACAGACTCCATGCTGGGCGTGTGGATTGGTGCAACTGCTATTCCTTGCACTCCTAGTGTAGCAAAAGGAAAATCAAGAGCAAAACTCAGCTGCACAAA gTTAAAATCACAAAATCAGGAGGAGGAACTTATGAAATTGGCTAAGCAATTTGATAAAAATATGGAAGAGCTAGATGTGATTCAAGAGCAAAACAGGAGAAATCATGATCTTATCCAGATGATTTCAGAAGCAGAGACTTTAAATAATTACAGAGATAATGTACAGATGCAGTTACTACATGATATAGTTCCTGAAATAGATAATGCTATGATAAAGAAGCCAGTGAAAGAAAACAGGATATTTGTGGTAAATGATCAAAACAGCAGTCAGAAGCCATTTGACCAAAATGCTGAAGCAGCCTTTATCGCCATTTTTGATGGTTCTACTCAGAAATGTAGTGGACAGTTAAGCCAAGATCTGTCAGATGCTTTCTTGAACACCAGTAGTACTACCTTTGGAAAGAAAAACGCTTTGAAAGAGGAGAACATCATTACTAATGAAACTCTGGTCACTGAAAAACTACTAAATAAAACCCAAGGATCACTTTCTCATCAAGTAGATAATCCTGGAATGACAAAATCATATGTGACTTCCTGTACTAAGGAACCAGGAGCTTTTAATAAGCACAGTAATACATTTACTACCAGTGATTTTGAGGATGATTGGGAAAACTTACTAAGTAATGAACCTTTTGTTATGCAAAATATTGAAATGTCTGAACTTTTCGCTGCCCCTGAAACAGCCCAGATTACTGATCAAAAGGAAATTTGTACCTTTAACAgtaaaaatggtaaaagtaaGTCAGGAATGAATACAAGTCTAGATACCAGGTTAAGGGATTCAAAAATTTTGCAAGATCTTCCTTCAAAGACATGGAACAGTGAATTAACAGTTGCTGCAAAATACAGATTTTCACCAAAGCCGAATGATAAACCAAATAAATTATCATCCACTGGAAATAAAGTGAAATTGGAGAAATCTTTTAATACAATTGTTCAAGACAAAATTCAAGACTGTGCAGTTGCATCTAATCTGGCAAAAGTAAATGAAGATACTCATATTAAATATACTTCTAATGTAAATGCTTCTGAAAAAAAGTTTACTTTGAACCCAGGATGTTCtaatgaacaaaaaaataagtCCATTTTTAATCAGTCTTTGAAGGCACCTACTAATGTCGAGCCTTTAGGCTCTTCAACTTTGGGCAATAAAACCAGTGTTTGTAACCCAAATCAGACTAATGTATCAAAGCTTCGTTCTTTCTTTGATGATTGGAATGATACATCATTTACCAATGAAATTGTTAAAGCCTGTCATCACTTAGAGAATACCTGGGAAGCAGATGATGTAGATGATGATTTATTATACCAAGCATGTGATGATATTGAAAGACTAACTCAGGAACAAGACATTAGAGTGGACAGCAAGACATCAGAAAGTGTATTTGGGATCAATAATAGTTCTAAACACGGAGCCAAAAATGTGTTTACTACACCTAAACAAGGAAGTCAGTTGGTGCAATCAAAGCATTTGAATCTGAACAGCGTTTCAGTGCAAACATCTTCGTTGACAGATagcttacaaataaataaatcaatgaagatggagaaaagggaaatttgtGGAAATTCTCCGGGGTTTTTAGGTGCCACGACAAATTTGACTATATATTCTAAGAACTCAAATTGTCAGATCAATAATCTGCATGTCTCTTGGAATAACACTGATGTTCCAAAACAAGTGAATAGTTCCAAATCGGTTCTCACAGGAAGTTCAAGTTTGAATGTGAGTTCAGATCATATGAGTACAGAAATTGCTGCTAATAAGAAGAAATTGAGTACTCCACATCTATCGCATAGCACCGTAACAGACGAAACTCAGAGTGACCTTAACAGAACAGTGAAAATTTCTAAGTACATGTTTACAAAGATAAAACATTCTCAAATTCTTTCTCAGTTTAATAACAATTGTATAACAGGAAGTATCTCTGGTACCAAAATCACACAGGGtttgcagaaaaataaaactgtcaaccCATTATGTGGGAAGGCTGTTCAACAGCAGTCTTTGGTGAAATTTTCTGAATCTTTGAAACAAACTTCAAAAG aggaagaagagaaaaatagaaagtattcTCCTgaagaaattcagagaaaaagacaagaagcGCTGGTTCGAAGAATGGCCAAAGCACAGGCATCATCTGTAAAGAAAGACAGCTCCCACTTAAATTGA
- the ETAA1 gene encoding ewing's tumor-associated antigen 1 isoform X3 yields the protein MLGVWIGATAIPCTPSVAKGKSRAKLSCTKLKSQNQEEELMKLAKQFDKNMEELDVIQEQNRRNHDLIQMISEAETLNNYRDNVQMQLLHDIVPEIDNAMIKKPVKENRIFVVNDQNSSQKPFDQNAEAAFIAIFDGSTQKCSGQLSQDLSDAFLNTSSTTFGKKNALKEENIITNETLVTEKLLNKTQGSLSHQVDNPGMTKSYVTSCTKEPGAFNKHSNTFTTSDFEDDWENLLSNEPFVMQNIEMSELFAAPETAQITDQKEICTFNSKNGKSKSGMNTSLDTRLRDSKILQDLPSKTWNSELTVAAKYRFSPKPNDKPNKLSSTGNKVKLEKSFNTIVQDKIQDCAVASNLAKVNEDTHIKYTSNVNASEKKFTLNPGCSNEQKNKSIFNQSLKAPTNVEPLGSSTLGNKTSVCNPNQTNVSKLRSFFDDWNDTSFTNEIVKACHHLENTWEADDVDDDLLYQACDDIERLTQEQDIRVDSKTSESVFGINNSSKHGAKNVFTTPKQGSQLVQSKHLNLNSVSVQTSSLTDSLQINKSMKMEKREICGNSPGFLGATTNLTIYSKNSNCQINNLHVSWNNTDVPKQVNSSKSVLTGSSSLNVSSDHMSTEIAANKKKLSTPHLSHSTVTDETQSDLNRTVKISKYMFTKIKHSQILSQFNNNCITGSISGTKITQGLQKNKTVNPLCGKAVQQQSLVKFSESLKQTSKEEEEKNRKYSPEEIQRKRQEALVRRMAKAQASSVKKDSSHLN from the exons ATGCTGGGCGTGTGGATTGGTGCAACTGCTATTCCTTGCACTCCTAGTGTAGCAAAAGGAAAATCAAGAGCAAAACTCAGCTGCACAAA gTTAAAATCACAAAATCAGGAGGAGGAACTTATGAAATTGGCTAAGCAATTTGATAAAAATATGGAAGAGCTAGATGTGATTCAAGAGCAAAACAGGAGAAATCATGATCTTATCCAGATGATTTCAGAAGCAGAGACTTTAAATAATTACAGAGATAATGTACAGATGCAGTTACTACATGATATAGTTCCTGAAATAGATAATGCTATGATAAAGAAGCCAGTGAAAGAAAACAGGATATTTGTGGTAAATGATCAAAACAGCAGTCAGAAGCCATTTGACCAAAATGCTGAAGCAGCCTTTATCGCCATTTTTGATGGTTCTACTCAGAAATGTAGTGGACAGTTAAGCCAAGATCTGTCAGATGCTTTCTTGAACACCAGTAGTACTACCTTTGGAAAGAAAAACGCTTTGAAAGAGGAGAACATCATTACTAATGAAACTCTGGTCACTGAAAAACTACTAAATAAAACCCAAGGATCACTTTCTCATCAAGTAGATAATCCTGGAATGACAAAATCATATGTGACTTCCTGTACTAAGGAACCAGGAGCTTTTAATAAGCACAGTAATACATTTACTACCAGTGATTTTGAGGATGATTGGGAAAACTTACTAAGTAATGAACCTTTTGTTATGCAAAATATTGAAATGTCTGAACTTTTCGCTGCCCCTGAAACAGCCCAGATTACTGATCAAAAGGAAATTTGTACCTTTAACAgtaaaaatggtaaaagtaaGTCAGGAATGAATACAAGTCTAGATACCAGGTTAAGGGATTCAAAAATTTTGCAAGATCTTCCTTCAAAGACATGGAACAGTGAATTAACAGTTGCTGCAAAATACAGATTTTCACCAAAGCCGAATGATAAACCAAATAAATTATCATCCACTGGAAATAAAGTGAAATTGGAGAAATCTTTTAATACAATTGTTCAAGACAAAATTCAAGACTGTGCAGTTGCATCTAATCTGGCAAAAGTAAATGAAGATACTCATATTAAATATACTTCTAATGTAAATGCTTCTGAAAAAAAGTTTACTTTGAACCCAGGATGTTCtaatgaacaaaaaaataagtCCATTTTTAATCAGTCTTTGAAGGCACCTACTAATGTCGAGCCTTTAGGCTCTTCAACTTTGGGCAATAAAACCAGTGTTTGTAACCCAAATCAGACTAATGTATCAAAGCTTCGTTCTTTCTTTGATGATTGGAATGATACATCATTTACCAATGAAATTGTTAAAGCCTGTCATCACTTAGAGAATACCTGGGAAGCAGATGATGTAGATGATGATTTATTATACCAAGCATGTGATGATATTGAAAGACTAACTCAGGAACAAGACATTAGAGTGGACAGCAAGACATCAGAAAGTGTATTTGGGATCAATAATAGTTCTAAACACGGAGCCAAAAATGTGTTTACTACACCTAAACAAGGAAGTCAGTTGGTGCAATCAAAGCATTTGAATCTGAACAGCGTTTCAGTGCAAACATCTTCGTTGACAGATagcttacaaataaataaatcaatgaagatggagaaaagggaaatttgtGGAAATTCTCCGGGGTTTTTAGGTGCCACGACAAATTTGACTATATATTCTAAGAACTCAAATTGTCAGATCAATAATCTGCATGTCTCTTGGAATAACACTGATGTTCCAAAACAAGTGAATAGTTCCAAATCGGTTCTCACAGGAAGTTCAAGTTTGAATGTGAGTTCAGATCATATGAGTACAGAAATTGCTGCTAATAAGAAGAAATTGAGTACTCCACATCTATCGCATAGCACCGTAACAGACGAAACTCAGAGTGACCTTAACAGAACAGTGAAAATTTCTAAGTACATGTTTACAAAGATAAAACATTCTCAAATTCTTTCTCAGTTTAATAACAATTGTATAACAGGAAGTATCTCTGGTACCAAAATCACACAGGGtttgcagaaaaataaaactgtcaaccCATTATGTGGGAAGGCTGTTCAACAGCAGTCTTTGGTGAAATTTTCTGAATCTTTGAAACAAACTTCAAAAG aggaagaagagaaaaatagaaagtattcTCCTgaagaaattcagagaaaaagacaagaagcGCTGGTTCGAAGAATGGCCAAAGCACAGGCATCATCTGTAAAGAAAGACAGCTCCCACTTAAATTGA